In a single window of the Suttonella indologenes genome:
- a CDS encoding ankyrin repeat domain-containing protein, which translates to MRKLNILALSVALAAMQGVWAASENPLLKKDFWKDVNTAKVEEVVKAGSDVKEMDSRQFTPLINALRYGAPLEVVNYLLEQGADIHRIGHDGRPAIFYAAYGSSLDVVKHLVELGADLTVLDDSERNAFAFAAFNQNDPAVFEYLIAQGLDPNELDELGMNAALAAANLNPNLEAVKTVAKLSDLKVVADKGKNALLLAAARNKNPEVIAWLISEGFAKDSVDEAGNNLLLQAALRNDVAVVEYLLGQGFDVKVKNKEGRDGLSIASYRNSKEAVARFIEAGLDVNAKDVQGRTPLMYAASRNTPDVVALLLEQGAEINVADEKGMTPLIEAAQRDYKDADKVVALLLDKGADVKAANKKGLTALVGAASQNMGIETLQALIEKGADVNAVDGDKMSALMHLALKSENPESLALLLDHGARTDFADDFEDRAADIIKDNKALADSEIAKRLSQ; encoded by the coding sequence ATGCGTAAGTTAAATATTTTGGCGTTATCAGTGGCTTTGGCTGCTATGCAAGGTGTTTGGGCAGCTTCAGAAAATCCTTTATTGAAAAAAGATTTTTGGAAGGATGTGAATACCGCGAAGGTGGAAGAGGTGGTAAAGGCAGGAAGCGATGTGAAGGAAATGGATAGCAGACAATTTACGCCTTTGATAAATGCGTTGCGTTATGGAGCGCCGTTGGAGGTGGTGAATTATTTGCTTGAGCAGGGGGCGGATATTCATCGGATTGGGCATGATGGGCGCCCTGCGATTTTTTATGCGGCGTATGGGAGTTCGCTGGATGTGGTGAAACATTTGGTTGAATTGGGGGCGGATTTGACGGTGTTAGATGATAGCGAGCGTAATGCGTTTGCGTTTGCGGCATTTAATCAAAATGACCCTGCGGTGTTTGAGTATTTGATAGCACAGGGGCTTGACCCGAATGAGCTGGATGAACTTGGGATGAATGCGGCTTTAGCAGCAGCTAATCTCAATCCTAATCTTGAGGCGGTAAAAACGGTGGCGAAGCTTTCTGATTTAAAAGTAGTTGCCGATAAGGGGAAAAATGCCTTGCTTTTGGCAGCAGCGCGAAATAAAAATCCTGAGGTGATTGCATGGTTAATCAGTGAGGGGTTTGCAAAAGATTCTGTTGATGAGGCAGGTAATAATTTGCTTTTGCAGGCGGCGTTGCGTAATGATGTGGCGGTTGTTGAGTATTTATTAGGACAAGGTTTTGACGTAAAAGTTAAAAATAAAGAAGGGCGCGATGGATTGTCGATTGCCTCTTATCGCAATAGCAAGGAGGCGGTTGCACGTTTTATTGAAGCAGGTTTGGATGTCAATGCTAAGGACGTGCAAGGGAGAACGCCGTTGATGTACGCTGCCTCGCGTAATACACCTGATGTGGTGGCGTTGTTGTTAGAGCAGGGTGCTGAGATTAATGTTGCAGATGAAAAGGGGATGACGCCTTTGATTGAAGCGGCTCAACGGGATTATAAGGATGCGGATAAGGTTGTGGCGCTATTACTCGATAAAGGCGCGGATGTTAAGGCGGCGAATAAAAAAGGTTTGACTGCTTTGGTTGGCGCGGCGAGTCAAAATATGGGCATAGAAACTTTGCAGGCGTTAATAGAAAAAGGCGCGGATGTGAATGCGGTAGATGGCGATAAGATGTCGGCATTGATGCATTTGGCGCTTAAAAGTGAAAATCCTGAATCGCTAGCATTGTTGTTAGACCATGGCGCAAGAACTGATTTTGCAGATGATTTTGAGGATAGAGCTGCAGATATTATTAAAGATAATAAGGCGTTGGCAGATAGTGAGATAGCCAAGCGCTTAAGTCAGTAA
- a CDS encoding PepSY domain-containing protein yields MWRRIHSWLGLALAVLVLVLAVSGALLATKPLYDAYRLPAGAKEMSVAAVIEQIAKAQPRITPQRLSVSVSGEAKLSYSKNNRLQEQGLSLQTGALLREQKEPEGYVWLRKLHRSLLLGENGRIFPALGALVMLVLAVSGVALLLRRLGGVRQLFAPMSWQGAGQSHSALGRLALLPLLITTITAIWLSAVTFDLVSAGADKPPAYPESLQELEAVEPWTLHGLQEIQMASVREVIYPIAEDWFDVWTVQTDREYVFIDQFTGDVLSREALPFLARVMDWVLLLHTGEGSPWWAVVLLLVALSVPYFVVTGVMVWWRGRKLGGGRLPHQASAAEATVLLLVGSEGGSTWGFAKALHEALHVAGEQVRTIEMNALGGHYPKLETLLLLTSTYGDGDAPQSATRFLTRLAAFEPTEGLRHATLAFGDRAFVKFCAFGEQVALAVTERCGEAMLPLGYIDKQSSQAFTSWCAEVGRCLGHSLVVDYVPKRPKTQTFYLKEKTLYGEALNVPLAVLRLGAGRMPKHEPGDWLAVYVPDCAVPRLYSLGSHSKYDDAVEICVRYQQGGLCSPWLCHLSLGEAVEGVVVRNPRFHLPKKGAVVMIGAGTGIAPFVGMIRHNHSGRALDLFWGGRQPEVDGLYGDEIVSWLADGRLSGFYPAWSRVKAKEYVQAVVARERSHLIERLRAGAVVMICGGREMAAAVCVELAVCAQAVGLTLDELRRQNRLLEDIY; encoded by the coding sequence ATGTGGCGTCGTATTCATTCATGGCTGGGATTGGCTTTGGCGGTGTTGGTATTAGTATTGGCGGTTTCAGGCGCTTTGTTGGCGACAAAACCCCTTTATGATGCCTATCGTTTACCTGCTGGGGCTAAAGAGATGAGTGTGGCGGCGGTCATTGAGCAGATTGCTAAGGCGCAGCCACGCATTACACCCCAGCGGTTATCTGTTTCTGTTTCGGGTGAAGCTAAATTGTCTTATAGCAAGAATAACCGTTTACAAGAGCAGGGATTGTCGTTGCAAACGGGCGCTTTGTTGCGTGAGCAAAAAGAGCCAGAGGGCTATGTATGGTTGCGCAAATTGCATCGTTCATTGCTACTTGGAGAAAATGGGCGGATTTTTCCTGCCTTAGGTGCGTTGGTGATGTTGGTTTTAGCGGTGAGTGGGGTGGCGTTGCTTTTACGGCGTTTAGGTGGGGTGAGGCAATTATTTGCGCCAATGTCTTGGCAGGGCGCTGGGCAATCGCATTCAGCGCTTGGGCGCTTGGCATTGTTGCCATTGCTGATAACGACTATAACGGCGATTTGGTTATCTGCGGTAACGTTTGATTTGGTCTCTGCTGGGGCGGATAAACCACCTGCTTATCCTGAAAGCTTGCAGGAGTTGGAGGCGGTTGAGCCTTGGACTTTGCACGGACTGCAAGAGATTCAGATGGCGTCTGTGCGTGAGGTGATTTATCCGATTGCTGAGGATTGGTTTGATGTGTGGACGGTGCAGACTGACCGTGAATATGTGTTTATTGACCAATTTACAGGCGATGTTTTATCGCGTGAGGCTTTGCCATTTCTAGCGCGTGTGATGGATTGGGTGTTATTGCTACATACGGGCGAAGGTTCGCCTTGGTGGGCGGTGGTGCTGTTGCTGGTGGCGTTGAGTGTGCCTTATTTTGTGGTAACGGGTGTGATGGTTTGGTGGCGTGGGCGAAAATTGGGGGGTGGACGTTTACCGCATCAGGCTTCTGCAGCTGAAGCGACGGTGTTATTGCTGGTTGGTTCTGAGGGGGGGAGTACTTGGGGATTTGCCAAGGCGTTGCATGAGGCATTGCATGTGGCGGGTGAACAGGTGCGCACCATTGAGATGAATGCGTTGGGGGGGCATTATCCAAAACTTGAGACGCTGTTGTTGTTAACTTCTACTTATGGGGATGGGGATGCGCCACAGTCAGCGACGCGATTTTTAACGCGTTTGGCGGCGTTTGAACCTACTGAGGGTTTACGCCATGCAACATTGGCTTTTGGAGACCGCGCCTTTGTGAAGTTCTGTGCTTTTGGTGAACAGGTGGCTTTGGCGGTGACTGAGCGTTGTGGGGAGGCAATGTTGCCGCTTGGATATATTGATAAGCAGTCCTCGCAGGCGTTTACGTCGTGGTGTGCTGAAGTGGGGCGGTGTTTGGGGCATTCGTTGGTGGTGGACTATGTGCCTAAACGTCCGAAAACGCAGACTTTTTATCTTAAGGAGAAAACGCTTTATGGGGAGGCGCTTAATGTGCCGTTGGCGGTGTTGCGTTTGGGCGCTGGGCGTATGCCTAAGCATGAACCAGGGGATTGGTTGGCGGTTTATGTGCCTGATTGTGCGGTGCCAAGGTTGTATTCCTTAGGCTCGCATTCTAAATATGATGATGCGGTGGAGATTTGTGTGCGTTATCAGCAAGGTGGATTGTGTTCGCCTTGGTTGTGTCATCTCTCTTTGGGGGAGGCGGTTGAAGGGGTGGTGGTGCGCAATCCGCGGTTTCATTTGCCTAAAAAAGGGGCGGTGGTGATGATTGGTGCGGGGACGGGGATTGCGCCTTTTGTGGGAATGATTCGGCATAACCATTCTGGACGCGCCTTGGATTTATTTTGGGGTGGGCGGCAGCCTGAGGTGGATGGGCTGTATGGCGATGAGATTGTAAGCTGGCTTGCTGATGGGCGTTTATCTGGATTTTATCCAGCATGGTCGCGTGTGAAGGCAAAAGAGTATGTGCAGGCGGTGGTGGCGCGTGAGCGTTCGCATTTGATAGAGCGTTTGCGTGCAGGGGCTGTGGTGATGATTTGTGGTGGTCGTGAGATGGCGGCTGCGGTGTGTGTGGAATTAGCGGTTTGTGCGCAGGCTGTTGGGCTAACGCTTGATGAGCTAAGGCGGCAAAATCGTTTGTTAGAAGATATTTATTGA
- a CDS encoding FAD:protein FMN transferase: protein MRIHQARGIAMGGPWQVRYREQAGVEHEVVHATVLSALAEVEAQMSHFREHSALMRLNRTPVGQWFTVPAQLYEVLAAALAMYDYTQGAVDVALGRSIEAWGFGRSVADASVPSSLSSLPASSEAGFLLGEAYAVQRTRDVALNLSCIAKGYAVDYAARALRRLGVAHFMVEAAGEVVCQGWRAPKLPWQIGLELPLAEKTLVYDYVALQDGALAGSGGYRKYRRIGEKVYGHTLDPVTHKPLEGALLSVMVADEFCMSADALATGLYVMGAVHGSAFADKEEIAALFLLQDEEGICEIRSKAWVARFAR, encoded by the coding sequence ATGCGCATTCATCAAGCCCGTGGCATTGCCATGGGCGGTCCTTGGCAGGTGCGCTATCGAGAGCAGGCAGGGGTTGAGCATGAGGTGGTTCATGCAACTGTTTTGTCAGCTTTGGCTGAGGTGGAAGCGCAGATGTCGCATTTTCGTGAGCATTCGGCGTTGATGCGCTTAAACCGAACGCCTGTAGGGCAGTGGTTTACTGTCCCTGCACAGCTTTATGAGGTGTTGGCGGCGGCTTTGGCAATGTATGATTATACGCAAGGGGCGGTGGATGTGGCGCTGGGGCGTTCGATTGAGGCTTGGGGCTTTGGTCGAAGTGTAGCGGATGCATCGGTGCCGTCTTCTCTCTCTTCTCTACCAGCTTCATCAGAGGCTGGTTTTTTATTGGGTGAGGCGTATGCTGTGCAGAGAACGCGGGATGTGGCGCTTAATTTGTCTTGTATTGCAAAGGGGTATGCGGTGGATTATGCAGCGCGGGCATTGCGTCGTTTGGGGGTTGCGCATTTTATGGTGGAGGCGGCAGGTGAGGTGGTGTGTCAGGGTTGGCGTGCACCTAAATTGCCGTGGCAGATTGGCTTGGAATTGCCGTTAGCGGAAAAAACGTTGGTTTATGATTATGTGGCGCTACAAGATGGCGCTTTGGCAGGTTCGGGGGGGTATCGTAAATATCGTCGGATTGGGGAAAAGGTTTATGGGCATACGCTTGACCCTGTAACGCACAAGCCACTAGAGGGAGCGTTGCTGTCGGTGATGGTGGCGGATGAATTTTGTATGTCGGCGGATGCGTTGGCGACGGGGTTGTATGTGATGGGGGCGGTGCATGGGAGCGCTTTTGCGGATAAGGAAGAAATTGCGGCATTGTTTTTATTGCAAGACGAGGAGGGGATTTGTGAAATTCGTTCTAAGGCATGGGTGGCGCGTTTTGCAAGATGA
- a CDS encoding IS630 transposase-related protein has product MAYSKDYRQMILNKLASGHSYRKLVEEYRLSATTIQRWKKSIERKKYERKPAKIDNEALMADVQAYPDDYCYERARRFNCSDRAIAIALKRVGITRKKRP; this is encoded by the coding sequence ATGGCATACTCAAAAGATTACAGACAAATGATATTGAACAAGCTGGCATCAGGTCATAGCTACAGAAAGCTTGTTGAAGAATATCGACTCAGCGCAACAACTATTCAACGTTGGAAGAAAAGCATAGAACGCAAGAAGTACGAACGCAAACCGGCAAAAATCGATAATGAAGCTTTAATGGCTGACGTCCAAGCTTATCCTGATGACTATTGCTATGAACGGGCAAGACGCTTTAACTGTAGCGACAGAGCTATTGCCATAGCATTAAAACGTGTCGGCATTACTCGAAAAAAAAGACCTTAA
- a CDS encoding DUF2271 domain-containing protein, whose amino-acid sequence MSKALGSRLPLVGAMQKALLFGVLASGALGSVAVAAEGTFLVQLNDYEGENAYFAMYLVDEQGRYVRTLWVSGEEERWYRDQPRWWKYLGRAPQDLDAITGASTAPGDRALIRIELEDEILDKGYQVRVDSSVEDQNNFPTDVEAPLSSEKMKEKIPGTGYVRYLRFKWE is encoded by the coding sequence ATGTCAAAAGCTTTGGGTTCTCGTCTACCTTTGGTTGGCGCGATGCAAAAGGCATTGCTATTTGGAGTGTTGGCATCGGGCGCTTTGGGTTCTGTAGCGGTGGCTGCTGAAGGGACTTTTTTGGTTCAGCTTAATGATTATGAAGGTGAAAATGCTTATTTTGCGATGTATTTGGTTGATGAGCAGGGGCGCTATGTTCGCACGCTTTGGGTCTCTGGTGAGGAGGAGCGTTGGTATAGAGACCAGCCGCGTTGGTGGAAGTATTTAGGGCGCGCGCCACAGGATTTGGATGCGATTACAGGCGCGTCAACCGCACCTGGAGATAGAGCATTGATTCGCATTGAGTTAGAAGATGAGATTTTGGATAAGGGGTATCAGGTGCGGGTGGATAGTTCGGTTGAAGATCAAAACAACTTCCCAACCGATGTAGAAGCGCCTTTATCTAGTGAGAAGATGAAAGAGAAAATTCCTGGGACGGGTTATGTGCGCTATTTGCGCTTTAAGTGGGAATAA
- a CDS encoding IS630 family transposase, with the protein MKTCRHYSKKKTLIHPKADKQQRLLFLKQLAAFEAEGRTLIYLDESGFKSHDNRAYGYSHKGCPCLEKYNWQLKNQSNAIGAIHKNKLFAVGLYDCSINSDVFHCWVEELLLTQLPENSVIIMDNASFHKRQDTQQLIADAGHHILWLPPYSPDLNPIEKMWAWLKRKRKDWRLNCIDKLFFYFLWICNSF; encoded by the coding sequence ATTAAAACGTGTCGGCATTACTCGAAAAAAAAGACCTTAATTCATCCGAAAGCAGACAAACAACAGCGCCTATTATTTCTTAAGCAGTTAGCGGCATTTGAAGCTGAAGGCAGAACCCTCATTTACTTAGATGAAAGCGGCTTTAAATCTCATGACAACAGAGCTTACGGCTATTCCCATAAAGGCTGCCCTTGTTTAGAAAAGTACAACTGGCAACTCAAAAATCAAAGCAATGCTATTGGGGCAATACATAAGAACAAGTTGTTTGCGGTAGGACTTTACGATTGCAGTATTAATAGTGATGTATTTCATTGTTGGGTAGAAGAATTGCTGTTAACACAATTGCCTGAAAACAGCGTCATTATTATGGACAATGCCAGCTTTCACAAAAGACAGGATACCCAACAGCTTATCGCAGATGCGGGACATCATATTTTATGGCTGCCGCCATACAGTCCGGATCTGAACCCAATCGAGAAAATGTGGGCTTGGCTTAAACGTAAACGCAAGGATTGGCGATTAAATTGCATCGATAAACTATTCTTTTACTTCCTGTGGATTTGTAACTCTTTTTGA